A single region of the Raphanus sativus cultivar WK10039 chromosome 1, ASM80110v3, whole genome shotgun sequence genome encodes:
- the LOC108863008 gene encoding uncharacterized protein LOC108863008 codes for MLKERQVLPDSSNKNRMSPYPLRSCRSKKQKEEAESPLEPESVSEWEDVRCVICMEPPHNAVLLQCSSFSKGCRAYMCDTSARHSNCFKQYRRNKKNTSRSSSSGSKTLSCPYCRGEVHGTVKSTSARRFMNARPRGCSMDDCEFSGTYSQLKTHLKAEHPGFTAPKLDDPWEHRSMWEEVERAEFIEMINARQRWEAEQRLLAGHLYQLPHHHHHHHHHMIDLNLDAFMHDVFIGVRGQQASAAGYSPAQMSQLGFHGGAMYPRWTP; via the coding sequence ATGCTGAAGGAAAGACAGGTTTTGCCGGACTCAAGCAACAAGAACAGGATGTCTCCCTACCCGCTACGCTCTTGTCGGAGCAAGAAACAGAAAGAAGAAGCCGAGTCACCTCTCGAGCCAGAGAGCGTGAGTGAATGGGAGGACGTGAGGTGTGTGATCTGCATGGAGCCGCCGCACAATGCTGTCCTGTTGCAGTGCTCTTCCTTCTCCAAAGGCTGCCGCGCTTACATGTGCGACACGAGCGCGCGTCACTCCAACTGCTTCAAGCAGTACCGCAGAAACAAGAAGAACACGAGCCGCTCCAGCAGCAGTGGCAGCAAGACTCTGAGCTGTCCGTACTGCAGGGGAGAGGTTCACGGGACGGTGAAGTCGACTAGCGCGAGGAGGTTCATGAACGCGAGGCCGAGGGGATGTTCTATGGACGATTGCGAGTTCTCTGGGACTTATTCTCAGCTGAAGACTCACTTGAAAGCTGAGCATCCGGGTTTCACAGCTCCGAAGCTGGACGACCCTTGGGAGCACCGCAGCATGTGGGAGGAAGTGGAAAGAGCGGAGTTCATTGAGATGATCAACGCTCGTCAGAGATGGGAAGCAGAGCAGAGGTTGTTGGCAGGCCATCTCTACCAGCTTCCGcaccaccaccatcaccatcaccatcacatGATTGATCTCAACCTTGATGCTTTCATGCACGATGTTTTCATTGGTGTGAGGGGACAACAAGCGAGTGCTGCTGGTTACTCGCCCGCTCAGATGTCCCAACTTGGGTTCCATGGAGGAGCCATGTATCCGAGATGGACTCCGTGA